The Bradyrhizobium sp. WBAH42 genome includes a window with the following:
- a CDS encoding SRPBCC family protein, translated as MLKAIAVIAIVLAVGIAAVLVFALTKPDTLRVERALAVKAPAAAIYPLVADFHRWTAWSPYETRDPAMKRTFGGTAEGKGATYAWDGNNNVGAGHMEILEANGPSKLRIKLDFERPFESHNTAEFTFVPQGDATLVTWAMYGPAPFLSKVMQVFINMDGMIGKDFEAGLAGLKKLTEKQ; from the coding sequence ATGCTGAAAGCCATTGCCGTCATCGCCATCGTTCTCGCCGTCGGCATTGCCGCGGTCCTCGTCTTTGCCCTGACCAAACCCGATACGCTCCGTGTCGAGCGCGCGCTCGCCGTGAAGGCGCCGGCCGCTGCGATCTATCCGCTGGTTGCCGACTTCCATCGCTGGACCGCCTGGTCGCCCTATGAGACCCGCGATCCCGCCATGAAGCGGACGTTCGGCGGAACCGCTGAAGGCAAGGGTGCGACCTATGCCTGGGACGGCAACAACAATGTCGGCGCCGGCCATATGGAGATCCTGGAGGCGAACGGGCCCTCCAAGCTCCGCATCAAGCTCGATTTCGAGCGGCCGTTCGAAAGCCACAACACCGCCGAGTTCACCTTTGTGCCGCAAGGCGATGCCACACTCGTCACATGGGCGATGTACGGTCCGGCCCCGTTCCTGTCCAAGGTCATGCAGGTGTTCATCAACATGGACGGCATGATCGGCAAGGATTTCGAGGCGGGCCTCGCCGGCCTGAAGAAGCTCACCGAGAAGCAATAG
- a CDS encoding VOC family protein yields MLNPYLFYQDNCEAAFNYYAKVLGGKIDAMMRASDAPPEMPAAPGREKMIMHARMSLPDGSVLMASDAPAEHFHKPQGFSISLTVKDPADGERKFNALADGGSVTMPFSKTFWAKGFGMCVDKFGIPWMVNCPAEGM; encoded by the coding sequence ATGCTCAATCCCTATCTGTTCTACCAGGACAATTGCGAAGCGGCGTTCAACTATTACGCCAAGGTTCTCGGCGGCAAGATCGACGCAATGATGCGCGCATCGGATGCTCCGCCGGAGATGCCGGCCGCGCCCGGCCGCGAGAAGATGATTATGCATGCGCGCATGTCGCTCCCCGACGGCAGCGTGCTGATGGCTTCCGACGCGCCGGCCGAGCACTTTCACAAGCCGCAGGGCTTCTCGATCTCGCTCACGGTCAAGGATCCTGCAGATGGCGAGCGCAAGTTCAACGCGCTCGCCGACGGCGGCAGCGTCACCATGCCCTTCAGCAAGACGTTCTGGGCCAAGGGCTTTGGCATGTGCGTCGACAAGTTCGGCATTCCCTGGATGGTGAATTGCCCGGCCGAAGGCATGTGA
- a CDS encoding SDR family NAD(P)-dependent oxidoreductase encodes MPQATQKVALVTGAARGIGLATAKKFLAEGWRVALLDIEGELLGRAVAEIGQSEATLALTCDVSDAAAVSHAMTGIERRFGRLDALVNNAGIAVFAPLMETSEADWRRVLEVNLTGPFLCTKAAVPLMRDGNGGAIVNITSISAVRASTLRSAYGTSKAGLAHLTKQLAVELASLNIRVNAVAPGPVDTAMAKQVHTKEIRADYHDAIPLNRYGLEEELAEAIYFLCSGSASYITGQILAVDGGFDAAGIGLPTLRGQRRNG; translated from the coding sequence ATGCCGCAAGCCACGCAAAAAGTCGCCCTCGTCACCGGAGCCGCCCGCGGCATCGGGCTTGCGACCGCGAAGAAGTTCCTCGCAGAAGGCTGGCGCGTGGCGCTGCTCGACATCGAGGGCGAGCTGCTCGGCCGCGCGGTTGCCGAGATCGGCCAGAGTGAGGCGACGCTGGCGCTCACCTGCGACGTTTCCGACGCGGCCGCAGTCAGCCATGCGATGACGGGGATCGAGCGGCGGTTCGGCCGGTTGGATGCGCTGGTCAACAATGCCGGCATCGCCGTGTTCGCGCCGCTGATGGAGACGTCGGAGGCCGACTGGCGCCGCGTGCTCGAGGTCAACCTCACCGGTCCGTTCCTCTGCACCAAGGCGGCCGTGCCCTTGATGCGCGACGGCAATGGCGGGGCCATCGTCAACATCACCTCGATCTCGGCCGTGCGCGCCTCGACGCTGCGCTCGGCCTACGGCACCAGCAAGGCAGGCCTTGCGCACCTCACCAAGCAGCTCGCAGTCGAGCTCGCCTCGCTCAACATCCGTGTCAACGCGGTCGCGCCGGGACCGGTCGACACCGCCATGGCCAAGCAGGTGCACACCAAGGAAATCCGCGCCGACTATCACGACGCCATTCCGCTCAACCGCTACGGCCTGGAGGAGGAACTCGCGGAAGCGATCTATTTCCTGTGCTCGGGCAGCGCGAGCTACATCACCGGCCAAATTTTGGCCGTGGACGGCGGCTTCGATGCGGCGGGTATCGGCCTGCCGACGCTGCGCGGGCAGAGGCGCAACGGGTAG
- a CDS encoding YciI family protein, protein MLYAILCYHDEDFVGSWSKDQDEAVMKKLSVVQEKLTKQGRLGPVARLLPTTAAATLRKEDPPLVLDGPYAETKEQLLGFYIVDCKNLDDALDVARELAAANPGGAYEVRPVGVFRPGGNLT, encoded by the coding sequence ATGCTTTACGCCATTCTTTGCTATCACGATGAGGATTTCGTCGGCTCCTGGAGCAAGGACCAGGACGAGGCCGTGATGAAGAAGCTCTCCGTCGTGCAGGAGAAGCTCACCAAGCAGGGCCGGCTCGGGCCGGTGGCGCGGCTGTTGCCGACGACTGCGGCGGCGACCCTGCGCAAGGAGGACCCGCCGCTGGTGCTCGACGGCCCCTATGCCGAGACCAAGGAGCAGCTGCTCGGCTTCTACATCGTCGACTGCAAGAACCTCGACGACGCCCTCGACGTCGCACGCGAGCTGGCTGCCGCCAACCCCGGCGGCGCCTACGAGGTGCGTCCCGTCGGCGTGTTCCGGCCCGGAGGAAACCTGACGTGA
- a CDS encoding RNA polymerase sigma factor: MSEADTAWIETALTSARPQAVGALLRYFRDLDTAEEAFQNACLRALKTWPQNGPPRDPAAWLIMVGRNVAIDEVRRARRQQPLPEDDQAISDLDDAEGALAERLDGSHYRDDILRLMFICCHPGLPATQQIALALRIVSGLTVKQIARAFLVSEAAMEQRITRAKAKVAEAGTPFEAPGAVERSERLAGVAAMIYLIFNEGYSASGDTAEIRKPLCEEATRLARLLLRLFPSEPEIMGLTALILLQHARSAARFAADGSLILLDDQDRSLWNGTMIAEGLALIDKAMRHRRSGPYQIQAAIAALHARAATPEETDWTEIDLLYGALEVVQPSPVVTLNRAVAVSKVRGPQAALELIEPLAPKLANYFHFYGVRGAFLMQLGRNDEARIAFDRAIALANTSAEAAHIRMHLDRLIRDSQPRAKESAKTK; this comes from the coding sequence GTGAGCGAGGCCGATACCGCCTGGATCGAGACTGCGCTGACCTCGGCGCGACCCCAGGCGGTCGGCGCGCTGCTGCGCTATTTCCGTGATCTCGACACCGCAGAGGAGGCCTTTCAGAACGCCTGCCTGCGCGCGCTGAAGACCTGGCCGCAGAACGGGCCTCCGCGCGATCCCGCGGCCTGGCTGATCATGGTCGGCCGCAACGTTGCGATCGACGAAGTGCGACGCGCGCGCAGGCAGCAGCCGCTGCCGGAGGACGACCAGGCGATCTCCGATCTCGACGACGCCGAAGGCGCGCTGGCCGAGCGGCTCGACGGCTCGCACTATCGCGACGACATCTTGCGGCTGATGTTCATCTGCTGCCATCCAGGACTGCCGGCGACGCAGCAGATCGCGCTGGCGTTGCGCATCGTCTCGGGCCTCACGGTAAAGCAGATCGCACGCGCGTTCCTGGTCTCGGAAGCGGCGATGGAGCAGCGCATCACGCGCGCCAAGGCAAAGGTCGCCGAGGCCGGGACACCGTTCGAGGCGCCCGGCGCGGTCGAGCGCTCCGAACGGCTCGCCGGCGTCGCGGCGATGATCTACCTGATCTTCAACGAAGGCTATTCGGCGAGCGGCGACACGGCTGAAATCAGGAAGCCGCTGTGCGAGGAGGCGACCCGGCTGGCGCGGCTGCTGCTGCGGCTGTTTCCGAGCGAGCCGGAGATCATGGGTCTGACCGCGCTGATCCTGTTGCAGCACGCGCGCAGCGCCGCGCGCTTTGCCGCGGACGGTTCGCTGATCCTGCTGGACGATCAGGATCGGTCCTTGTGGAACGGCACCATGATTGCGGAGGGCCTCGCGCTGATCGACAAGGCGATGCGCCACCGCCGCAGCGGGCCCTACCAGATCCAGGCCGCGATCGCCGCGCTGCATGCGCGCGCAGCGACGCCGGAGGAGACCGACTGGACGGAGATCGACCTGCTCTACGGCGCGCTCGAAGTGGTGCAGCCCTCGCCGGTGGTCACGCTCAACCGGGCGGTCGCGGTCTCCAAGGTGCGCGGGCCGCAGGCCGCGCTCGAACTGATCGAGCCGCTGGCGCCGAAGCTCGCCAACTATTTCCATTTCTACGGCGTGCGCGGCGCCTTCCTGATGCAGCTCGGCCGCAACGACGAAGCCCGAATCGCCTTCGACCGCGCCATTGCGCTCGCCAACACCTCGGCCGAAGCCGCCCACATCCGCATGCATCTCGATCGCCTGATCCGGGACAGCCAGCCGAGGGCAAAGGAAAGCGCGAAGACGAAGTAG